TCAGGAAAATCTTTGGAAGATGTGGTGAGAGGGGCCCTATCGGGGGCTAAAACAGGATTGGAAAAGCCTGATTTCAGAGATGTATCTTTTTATGTAGGAGGGACTATTGCTGATCCCAGCTTTTCCAGTGTTAAAATAGCTCCTGCCCCTCAGGGAGCGCAGCAGCAGGTTCCTCAAAAAGCACCTGTAGAGCAGACAGCTCCAACTCCATCTCCATCTCAGGAAGTGCCTACTGAACAGCAGCCTGCCGAAAAAGAGCAGAAACCAGAGAAACTTCTGGAAGAGGCTATTCAGGAAGGGCTCAAAAACATTTTAAAATTGAACTGATTTTTCATTTCGAAGCAGGTGAGATTGGTGAGGCTATGGGCTTTTAACGGGAGCCCCCGCGGTTCGCGAGGGGCAACGGCTATGATGATAAACACGTTTTTAAAAGGGGCAAGGAGAGGAGGCGCAGAAACCCACGCAATTTCTCTCAGTGAGAAGGTTATCCATCCGTGTCTTGGTTCTTTATATTGTTGGACGAAAACTCCTGGTCGGTGCCTTCTTCAAGACGATATGCGTCTGCTGCTGAAATGTTTTGTAGAGGCTGATGTGGTGATACTTGCGACCCCGCTCCATTTTTTAGGGGTTACTGCTATTATGAAGGCCTTTATTGACAGGCTTCTCCCATGTTTTCGTCCAGAGACATCCCCTGACAATCCTCGAGTGAAGCTTTGTTTTCGAGATAGAAAGGAGCCGCTTCCCATTGTTGTGATGGGAAGTGGCAGTTTTTCTGAAGAAAAGTCTTTCCATTCTTTGAGCAGCTATATGCATGTTTTAGCGGAAAACATAGAAGGAGGACATGTAGCTCTGGAAATATATCGATCACAGTCCGATTTCCTTCATCAAAGGAGCGTAGAGGCAGCGGACAGTGTTAATAGATATCTCGATGCTCTTGAAGAGGCTGGAAATAGCTTTGTCCTTTCAGGTAAAATAGAAACTGATCTCAAGGAAAGACTCTCTATGCCATTAGCAGATGGGCAAACGTATTCCAGTTATTTTTATGATTATTGGACATCTATTTTTCAAACGAATGGAGTTAACGGAGGACGGTAGAATCTTTACCGTCCTTTCTTTTTATTCATGAGAGCGCTTTCGTAAATTTTTTTGTAGTGGAGTGATGATGCATTCCATGAAAAATCCTGTCCCATGCCACGCTTTACTATCTCTTCCCAACGTTTTCTGTCACGAAAGGCATTAAATGCTCTTTGAGCTGTTTCAAAAAGAGAGGAGGCGGTGTAGGTTTCAAAGGTAAATCCATATCCTTCCTTGTCATGATCGGCATCTTTTATAGTGTCTGCCAACCCGCCTATTTCTCTTACTATGGGGACAGTTCCATAGCGTAAGGCTATCAGTTGAGCTAAGCCGCAAGGTTCGTAGAGAGAAGGCATGAGAAGCATATCAGAACCAGCATAGGCAGTATGAGAAAACTCTTCATGAAACCCATTGAAAAAAACAACGTGGTCTGGATAATCTTTTGCTGTTTTGTGGAGATGCATTTCAAAATCAGGATTACCGGAACCGATAAAAATACACCGAAACCCTAGTTTCAATAATTCTGGGAGAGCTGGAAGTAAAATGTCATATCCTTTTTGTAGTGTAATTCGGCTTATAGATAGAAGCAATGGACTGTGTTCCTCTCTCCATCCAATCTGGTTAAGCAAGGCACTACGGCACTCTTTCTTCCCTTCTAAATTTTCAGACGAGTATAAAGACGGGATAATGTGGTCGCAAGTAGGAGACCACTGCTCGTCTATGCCGTTAAGTACGCCATGGAGCTTAAAGTGATTTTCGCGCAACACTCCGTCTAATCCATACCCCATGGCTCGTGTCTGTATCTCTTCTGCATATCGAGGGCTTACTGTTGTTACGAGATCTGAGGTTATAATAGCTCCTTTTAACAGATTAACGTGACCAAAATATTCTAGCCCGTAAATAGTAAAAGCTTCATCCCCAATTCCCCACTCGTCTAGAACATGAAACGGCAATATTCCTTGATGCGCTACATTATGGATAGTGAAGAGTGTAGCTGGTTGAAGTGTTTTGTTACGATAATATTTATGCCACGAGAGCGCTATGGGTACTAAGGCTGAAGGCCAATCATGACAATGGATAATATCTGGAATCCAACGGGTCCGTTTTTCTAGCTCAAGGGCGGCAAAAGAAAGAAAGGCGAAGGGAAGCACGCTATCTGACGTCATTTCGTGGGGATATATGGGAATTCCTTCAAATAAATTAGGATTCTCAAGGATAAAAACAGGAACCCCATCAATTACCGCTTTCCATATTTTCCCGCTATAGACCTGCCATTTAAGGGCAGCGTGAAGTTGCGCAGGCAAACGAGTCAGCTTCTCTCCTTTCTTATTGGCTCTTTCAAGAACTCCAGGCCAGGCGGGAGTGATAACACGTACGTCTATATTCAGTTTTTTCAGGGCTTTGGGAAGCGAGCCTACCACATCTCCCAATCCTCCTGCTTTCGAAAGAGGGGCCATTTCAGTAGCGACATGAAGAACTTTCAACGTACGTCACCTTCCTCTCTCATTACATACCTCGAAAGGCTATGCCATATGCTTTTTCACAATACTCCTTTACCACTCTGTGTGTATGAAAGTAGCAGCTGTTGATTGCTATTGTATTTTTCATCATATTTATCCACTTGTTCCTATCATCGTAATAAGTGGGGATGATTTTTTTCTCAAGCTTATCGAAAAGGTCCAAAGCGTCCTGTGACTCGTTATAGACATGAAGATCTGAGCTGCTAGGTTCAGGTCCGATAGACCAACCTGTTATGTCTTCTATCCATCCCTCAATCCACCACCCGTCCAAGACAGAAAAATTCATAACTCCATTTAATGCACACTTCATTCCACTCGTTCCCGAAGCTTCTCTTGGCCGAAGCGGTGTGTTGAGCCACAGGTCTACACCTTGCGTCATGAGTCGTCCTAAATCCATAGTGTAATTGGGGAGGTAAATAATGGGGATAAAGGGATTGACCTTATTTGATATATTTAAAATTTCTTGTATAAGGGCTTTCCCGCCCTCGTCTTTGGGATGGGCTTTACCTGAAAAAATCAGTTGCAGCTTCCCGTGCCCTATTTGCGTGAGTCTTTTTATATCGGAAAATATAAGGTCAGCTCGTTTGTATGTGGCGGCTCTTCGTGCGAAACCTATAGTGAGAATGTCAGATTTTAAATCCCATCCGGTTTCTTCAAGAACGTATGTCAAAAGGCGCATCTTAGAGGCCTGGTGAACCTTCCAAAGCTCATCTGACGGTAGGGCTAGAGCTTGAATAAGACGGCCAGGTTCGTTCTCCCATCCTGGAATGTGTCGAGAAAGAAGGTTTTTTATCCCAGGGCTGATCCAAGTCATGGGGTGTATCCCATTTGTGACGTTTTGGATATTAGGCACATTAAAAAGCTTGCGACTTACTTCTGCGTGTTTTTTTGACACCCCGTTTACGAAATGACTGTATCGGAATCCCAGCTCTGTCATCGAAACTCCTTCTGAAGGCATCATGCGTTTTAAGGTGGCGAGAGCATCTTCCGACATAGTTTTTTCTATCAGGTCATATTTGAAATAATCATGTCCTGCTGCAACAGGTGTATGTGTTGTAAATACTACCTGTTCTCGAACCTTTTGAGGGTCGTAATAACCCATTTCCCGCATAAGTTCGAGAGTTAAAAAGCCTGCATGTCCCTCGTTAAGATGAAAAGTTTCTATGTTGTTGTAACCTAAATCCCTTAAGATCCTAAGACCTCCTACTCCCAAGATAATTTCCTGACATAGACGACAAAGAATATCTCCGCCATAGAGAGACCATGTAAATTGACGATCTTCAGGTTGGTTCAATTCAAAGTCTGTATCGAGAAAATAAATAGGAACGGTATATCCTGTAAGACCGGATATCTCATAACTCCAAGCTCTAATTCGAACATCACGACTTTGTATAGACACTGATATCTGATTAGGCAGCAAAGTAAGTTCTGCAGCTGGATCCCAAGTTGAAGGTTTTTCTATTTGCCAGTTTTCTTTAGTGAACGCCTGTTCAAAGTATCCCTTGCGATATAGGAGGGTAACGCCTACCATAGGGACCCCAAGGTCAGCGGCGCTTTTTAACATATCTCCAGCAAGAAGACCAAGGCCGCCTGCATACGTAGGGATAGAAGATTTAATTCCTATTTCCATTGAAAAATAGGCTACTGTGCGGAACGAAGGGTCCTGTCCCGTAAAATCTTGAATAGCCCGTCCCAAAGTTGCCCGAGAATAGGAAGACATTACGACTCACCTTCTTTTTGTTAGGTTCTTCCATATGTTTGTGAAAGAAGGAATAGAGAAGAAGAAAGTTGTTCTGTAAAGGCTATATTGGGAACTCTCCATTCCCAATTTCCTTTCGATAGCGAAGGAGTGTTTATGCGACTGGAACTTCCAAGGTTAAGAATATCTTGCATTGGAATTATGGCC
This portion of the Aminobacterium mobile DSM 12262 genome encodes:
- a CDS encoding glycogen synthase, giving the protein MKVLHVATEMAPLSKAGGLGDVVGSLPKALKKLNIDVRVITPAWPGVLERANKKGEKLTRLPAQLHAALKWQVYSGKIWKAVIDGVPVFILENPNLFEGIPIYPHEMTSDSVLPFAFLSFAALELEKRTRWIPDIIHCHDWPSALVPIALSWHKYYRNKTLQPATLFTIHNVAHQGILPFHVLDEWGIGDEAFTIYGLEYFGHVNLLKGAIITSDLVTTVSPRYAEEIQTRAMGYGLDGVLRENHFKLHGVLNGIDEQWSPTCDHIIPSLYSSENLEGKKECRSALLNQIGWREEHSPLLLSISRITLQKGYDILLPALPELLKLGFRCIFIGSGNPDFEMHLHKTAKDYPDHVVFFNGFHEEFSHTAYAGSDMLLMPSLYEPCGLAQLIALRYGTVPIVREIGGLADTIKDADHDKEGYGFTFETYTASSLFETAQRAFNAFRDRKRWEEIVKRGMGQDFSWNASSLHYKKIYESALMNKKKGR
- the glgP gene encoding alpha-glucan family phosphorylase, giving the protein MSSYSRATLGRAIQDFTGQDPSFRTVAYFSMEIGIKSSIPTYAGGLGLLAGDMLKSAADLGVPMVGVTLLYRKGYFEQAFTKENWQIEKPSTWDPAAELTLLPNQISVSIQSRDVRIRAWSYEISGLTGYTVPIYFLDTDFELNQPEDRQFTWSLYGGDILCRLCQEIILGVGGLRILRDLGYNNIETFHLNEGHAGFLTLELMREMGYYDPQKVREQVVFTTHTPVAAGHDYFKYDLIEKTMSEDALATLKRMMPSEGVSMTELGFRYSHFVNGVSKKHAEVSRKLFNVPNIQNVTNGIHPMTWISPGIKNLLSRHIPGWENEPGRLIQALALPSDELWKVHQASKMRLLTYVLEETGWDLKSDILTIGFARRAATYKRADLIFSDIKRLTQIGHGKLQLIFSGKAHPKDEGGKALIQEILNISNKVNPFIPIIYLPNYTMDLGRLMTQGVDLWLNTPLRPREASGTSGMKCALNGVMNFSVLDGWWIEGWIEDITGWSIGPEPSSSDLHVYNESQDALDLFDKLEKKIIPTYYDDRNKWINMMKNTIAINSCYFHTHRVVKEYCEKAYGIAFRGM
- a CDS encoding flavodoxin family protein, whose product is MRLWAFNGSPRGSRGATAMMINTFLKGARRGGAETHAISLSEKVIHPCLGSLYCWTKTPGRCLLQDDMRLLLKCFVEADVVILATPLHFLGVTAIMKAFIDRLLPCFRPETSPDNPRVKLCFRDRKEPLPIVVMGSGSFSEEKSFHSLSSYMHVLAENIEGGHVALEIYRSQSDFLHQRSVEAADSVNRYLDALEEAGNSFVLSGKIETDLKERLSMPLADGQTYSSYFYDYWTSIFQTNGVNGGR